One Brumimicrobium sp. DNA window includes the following coding sequences:
- a CDS encoding signal peptidase II, with the protein MLKNRYFITFGVVFLVLLLDQIIKIWIKTSFNYADSSISLIGDWFHLNYIENQGMAFGTQLGSGMWGKLILSLFRVGAIIGIAYYIIKQIKNKNIRVEFLVVLALILAGATGNLIDSMFYDFLFKDYFDPCIPYNQMHGSGIWEECIYGNFSETVEVRHRGFLFGNVVDMFQFNVIWPSWVPWLGGTQVFPAIWNIADGSISVGVILILFRQKKYFPKDKQIDAEKIDNASDVDDENL; encoded by the coding sequence ATGTTGAAAAATAGGTATTTCATAACCTTTGGGGTTGTTTTTCTTGTACTATTATTAGATCAAATTATTAAGATTTGGATTAAAACAAGTTTTAATTATGCTGATTCTAGTATCTCATTAATCGGTGATTGGTTTCATTTGAATTACATTGAAAATCAAGGAATGGCATTTGGCACCCAATTAGGAAGTGGCATGTGGGGAAAACTTATCCTCTCCTTATTCCGAGTGGGAGCTATCATTGGAATCGCGTATTATATTATTAAACAGATTAAGAATAAAAACATACGTGTGGAGTTCTTAGTTGTACTAGCTCTCATTTTGGCTGGGGCGACCGGAAACCTTATTGATTCTATGTTTTATGATTTTCTATTCAAAGATTATTTTGATCCTTGCATCCCCTATAATCAGATGCATGGCTCAGGAATTTGGGAGGAATGTATTTATGGAAATTTTAGTGAAACAGTAGAAGTTCGTCACCGAGGTTTTCTTTTCGGAAATGTTGTTGATATGTTTCAATTTAATGTGATTTGGCCTTCATGGGTTCCTTGGTTAGGCGGAACCCAAGTTTTCCCAGCAATATGGAATATAGCGGATGGCTCTATTTCGGTAGGGGTGATTCTCATACTTTTTCGGCAAAAGAAATACTTCCCAAAAGACAAACAAATAGATGCAGAGAAAATAGATAATGCTTCAGATGTTGACGATGAAAACTTATAA
- a CDS encoding M43 family zinc metalloprotease: MKIILFIICTFLSGISIAQQNETDIKRCGTTDYIEYQNQKTPGYKEMVDVQFNIAKNAIKDKSNDTYVIPVVVHIVYKTAAQNLPDSVIYDQIRVLNEDYARLNADSINLRDDFLPHVGRGNIQFVLAGLDPDGNPTDGITRTQSNENFGSLTDISVSEKVKSSSTGGIDPWDQNRYLNIWVCDMSIFNIPMVLGYATPPSGLPNWPPGSTSGMSDGVVIQYQAFGTNNPNPLSAMGTTLVVKGRTPVHEVGHYLGLRHIWADGDCTQEDGIDDTPNASNQSQGCTKTANTCVDNIDGVDLPDMLENYMDYSSEDCQNTFTKGQVELMRGVLENQRYDLVHDNPASLQNNERLIASLFPNPAINQLNIQLNSPIKEIELFNLQGQALELKVSIMNDAAQINVSTLNNGVYMLKITNSKGQTTTKRFIKQ, translated from the coding sequence ATGAAAATAATTTTATTTATTATATGCACATTCCTTTCTGGAATTAGTATAGCTCAGCAAAATGAGACCGATATTAAACGCTGTGGAACAACTGATTATATTGAATATCAGAATCAAAAAACGCCTGGTTATAAGGAAATGGTGGATGTACAATTTAACATTGCAAAAAATGCTATAAAGGATAAATCAAATGATACATACGTTATTCCTGTAGTAGTTCATATAGTATATAAGACAGCTGCTCAGAATTTACCTGATAGTGTTATTTATGATCAAATTCGTGTATTAAATGAAGACTATGCGCGCTTAAATGCAGACTCCATTAACTTAAGAGATGATTTTCTTCCGCATGTAGGGAGAGGTAACATTCAATTTGTTTTAGCAGGATTAGATCCAGATGGTAATCCAACAGATGGAATTACACGTACGCAATCCAATGAAAACTTTGGAAGTTTAACGGATATTTCTGTTTCAGAGAAAGTTAAAAGTTCTTCAACTGGAGGTATCGACCCTTGGGATCAGAACAGATATCTTAACATTTGGGTATGTGATATGAGTATATTTAATATCCCCATGGTTTTAGGATATGCTACTCCTCCTTCTGGATTACCAAATTGGCCTCCAGGATCAACCTCAGGAATGAGTGATGGCGTAGTAATACAATATCAAGCATTTGGAACTAATAATCCCAACCCACTTAGTGCAATGGGAACTACATTAGTTGTAAAAGGAAGAACACCTGTACATGAGGTTGGTCACTATCTAGGATTACGACATATCTGGGCGGATGGTGATTGTACGCAAGAAGATGGAATTGATGATACTCCAAACGCTTCAAATCAATCTCAAGGTTGTACAAAAACTGCCAATACATGTGTGGATAATATCGATGGGGTAGATTTACCTGATATGCTTGAGAATTATATGGATTATTCCAGTGAAGATTGCCAAAATACCTTTACAAAAGGACAAGTAGAATTAATGAGAGGAGTATTAGAAAACCAGCGATATGATTTAGTTCACGACAATCCGGCAAGTTTACAGAATAATGAAAGATTAATAGCTTCATTGTTTCCAAATCCAGCAATTAATCAGTTGAATATCCAATTAAATAGTCCTATCAAAGAAATTGAGTTATTTAATTTACAAGGGCAAGCATTAGAACTGAAAGTATCCATCATGAATGATGCAGCCCAAATCAATGTATCTACCTTAAATAATGGTGTTTATATGCTAAAAATAACTAACTCAAAAGGGCAGACAACCACAAAGAGATTTATAAAACAATAA
- a CDS encoding SDR family NAD(P)-dependent oxidoreductase — MVLQGRIAIVTGASSGLGKAISEALVSKGVIVYGLARNRSKLNQIQSELGEKFVLIEMDITDFDKVKSWVQSTFTDKYYPDILINNAGFGVFARIDEMSSDDWFGMMNTNLNGVYHITSEVVKFMRKHESSSHIINIGSIMGKTTRSEAAGYCATKYGINGMSEVLFKELRSDNIKVTCLNSGSIETNFFQNSGIEPHDRMLHPNEIADVIAYILETPDNVLINELEIRPLIPGAPKK, encoded by the coding sequence ATGGTTTTACAGGGAAGAATAGCCATAGTTACTGGAGCAAGTAGTGGTTTAGGAAAGGCTATTTCTGAGGCTTTAGTGAGTAAAGGAGTTATCGTCTATGGTTTGGCTAGAAATAGATCCAAACTTAATCAAATTCAGTCTGAATTAGGAGAAAAGTTTGTACTTATTGAGATGGATATAACTGATTTTGATAAAGTTAAATCATGGGTTCAATCTACCTTTACTGATAAATATTATCCCGATATTCTGATTAATAACGCAGGATTTGGTGTTTTTGCTCGTATTGATGAGATGTCTTCTGATGATTGGTTTGGTATGATGAATACCAATCTGAATGGAGTTTATCATATCACTTCTGAGGTTGTTAAATTTATGCGGAAGCATGAATCCTCCTCTCATATCATCAATATTGGCTCCATTATGGGTAAGACTACCCGTTCAGAGGCAGCTGGGTATTGCGCCACTAAGTATGGTATTAATGGAATGAGTGAAGTATTGTTTAAAGAGTTACGAAGTGATAATATTAAAGTGACCTGCTTAAACTCGGGTTCTATTGAAACAAATTTCTTTCAAAATTCTGGAATAGAACCCCATGATAGAATGCTCCATCCAAATGAAATTGCTGATGTGATTGCCTATATTTTAGAAACTCCCGATAATGTATTGATTAATGAATTGGAAATTAGGCCTCTGATTCCGGGAGCACCTAAGAAATAA
- a CDS encoding carboxymuconolactone decarboxylase family protein: MGKRINYNQVDSTAIKGLLELEKYVHESRLDQTIFELVKFRASQINGCAYCLDMHSIDARANGETEQRLYLTSCWREAPKLFNDKEKAALEWTEALTLISEVEIEDELYERVHAQFGDKEMLALTMTIIAINGWNRLAIPFQSEPGYYKAGKH; encoded by the coding sequence ATGGGTAAACGAATAAATTATAATCAAGTTGATAGTACTGCTATCAAAGGCTTATTGGAACTTGAAAAATATGTACATGAATCTAGATTAGATCAAACCATTTTTGAATTAGTTAAATTTAGAGCATCTCAAATTAATGGCTGCGCTTATTGTTTAGATATGCACTCTATAGATGCAAGAGCAAATGGCGAAACGGAACAACGTTTATATCTTACATCATGTTGGAGAGAAGCTCCTAAACTTTTTAATGACAAAGAAAAAGCAGCTCTTGAATGGACAGAGGCTTTAACTCTTATTTCAGAAGTGGAAATTGAAGATGAATTGTATGAACGTGTTCATGCACAATTTGGAGATAAGGAAATGTTGGCCTTAACTATGACTATTATAGCTATCAATGGATGGAATCGTTTGGCTATTCCTTTCCAATCTGAACCAGGATATTACAAAGCAGGAAAGCATTAA
- a CDS encoding flavodoxin reductase: MKNKLLKVLSVRYLTHDVLEIRIEKPQGVSYLPGQATELAINKSGWENEGRPFTFTSLPTDDYLEFCIKSYTDHNGVTNELRNLKAGDEVLLTDIFGAIEYKGKGTFIAGGAGLTPFLCILRDLKAKGQLDGHRLLFANKTKEDIILKDELISMLGGDFRNILSNEEFQGYAKGFMDANYIKENATSLSDYFYICGPDPMTNAVEKHLLSLGVKENQIIKEQ; the protein is encoded by the coding sequence ATGAAAAATAAACTATTAAAAGTACTATCAGTTAGATATTTAACACACGATGTTTTAGAAATTAGAATAGAAAAACCACAAGGAGTTAGTTACCTCCCTGGACAAGCAACAGAATTAGCAATCAATAAATCTGGATGGGAAAATGAAGGAAGGCCATTTACCTTTACTAGTCTACCAACTGATGATTACTTGGAATTTTGTATCAAGTCATATACTGATCATAATGGAGTTACTAATGAATTACGCAATTTAAAAGCAGGAGATGAGGTTTTGTTAACAGATATATTTGGTGCTATTGAATACAAAGGAAAGGGAACTTTCATTGCTGGGGGTGCAGGATTAACTCCATTTTTATGTATTTTGAGAGATTTAAAAGCAAAAGGACAATTGGATGGGCATCGTTTACTTTTTGCAAACAAAACAAAAGAAGATATTATTTTAAAAGATGAACTTATCTCCATGTTAGGAGGTGATTTTAGAAACATCCTTTCGAACGAAGAATTCCAAGGGTATGCAAAAGGCTTTATGGATGCTAACTATATCAAAGAGAATGCTACCTCTTTAAGTGATTATTTTTATATCTGTGGCCCTGACCCTATGACGAATGCTGTGGAGAAACATTTACTTTCTCTTGGGGTAAAAGAAAATCAAATTATTAAAGAACAATAA
- a CDS encoding TraR/DksA C4-type zinc finger protein codes for MAKEKEKTRYSDEELQEFREIIEQKIIEATEDLNILKNSLSLRDDHGTDDTGRTFNMMEDGSDTLSREETAQQALRMEKFITNLKNALIRIENKTYGICRVTGKLINKERLKLVPHATLSIEAKNQQDS; via the coding sequence ATGGCAAAGGAAAAAGAAAAGACTAGATACTCAGACGAAGAATTGCAAGAGTTCAGAGAAATTATTGAGCAAAAGATTATCGAAGCGACAGAAGATCTTAATATCTTAAAAAATTCTTTGTCATTAAGAGATGATCATGGAACAGATGATACGGGTCGTACATTTAATATGATGGAAGACGGTTCTGATACCTTGTCGCGTGAAGAGACTGCTCAACAGGCATTGCGTATGGAGAAATTTATTACAAACTTAAAGAATGCTTTAATTCGTATTGAAAACAAAACATACGGGATTTGCCGTGTTACAGGTAAACTAATTAATAAAGAAAGACTTAAGTTAGTTCCACACGCTACATTAAGTATTGAAGCAAAGAATCAGCAAGATTCATAA